The following proteins come from a genomic window of Pocillopora verrucosa isolate sample1 chromosome 6, ASM3666991v2, whole genome shotgun sequence:
- the LOC131781382 gene encoding tRNA-specific adenosine deaminase has protein sequence MVDRGDEEWMEHALNLAKEALKKGEVPVGCIMVYKNQVIGTGRNEVNETKNATRHAELVAVDRVKRWSENQGLCFEDVVRNCSLFVTVEPCIMCASALRYLNVSKVVFGCANERFGGCGSILNIHTDDYTTETSKCVSQDASSNGVENTIGCVMENKSVVAASSDLLKNLSETDDEFPCCTSCQTLIGTSFNSAKSTDFDSQKSLEISSEASIREISPTVVGNSTGCSKGQQCLCAPVNCEECGRALSNSCGEKCTHSTTVGKPLECVSGVLASTAVDLLKEFYKGENPNAPFPKVKTKR, from the exons ATGGTGGACAGAGGAGATGAAGAGTGGATGGAACATGCATTAAATTTG GCAAAAGAGGCCCTGAAAAAAGGCGAAGTGCCTGTGGGGTGTATTATGGTCTACAAGAACCAAGTTATAGGCACAGGAAGGAATGAGGTAAATGAGACAAAGAATGCGACAAGACACGCTGAACTAGTAGCCGTTGATCGAGTTAAGCGATGGTCAGAGAACCAAGGTCTTTGTTTTGAGGATGTTGTGAGAAATTGCAGCCTCTTTGTTACAGTAGAGCCGTGTATCATGTGTGCTTCAGCACTGCGATACCTGAATGTCTCTAAAGTTGTCTTTGGCTGCGCAAACGAACGATTTGGAGGCTGTGGTTCTATTTTAAACATTCATACAGACGATTATACAACAGAAACATCTAAATGTGTTTCTCAGGACGCATCTTCAAATGGTGTTGAAAATACAATAGGTTGTGTTATGGAGAACAAATCTGTTGTCGCAGCTTCCTCGGACTTGTTGAAGAATCTCTCTGAGACGGACGATGAATTTCCATGTTGTACCTCGTGTCAGACATTAATTGGCACTTCATTTAATTCCGCTAAATCAACCGACTTTGATTCACAGAAAAGTCTGGAGATTTCTTCAGAGGCCTCCATCCGAGAAATTTCGCCAACTGTCGTAGGAAATTCAACAGGTTGTTCCAAAGGGCAGCAATGTTTATGCGCGCCTGTAAACTGTGAGGAATGCGGTCGAGCCCTATCGAATTCATGTGGCGAGAAATGCACCCACTCCACCACTGTAGGGAAACCTCTTGAGTGTGTATCTGGTGTTTTAGCAAGTACCGCCGTTGATTTGTTAAAAGAATTCTACAAAGGAGAAAATCCGAATGCACCATTTCcgaaagtcaaaacaaaacgataa